The Cytobacillus firmus genome segment CAAACCGGCTCTCACAAATCCTTCTCCAAACTGGCCGAACCCATTGCCGGGGGCAACTGCAATATGCGCTTTTTCCAGGAGATACTCAGAAAACCCTTCAGATGTAAATGATTTCGGGACCTTAAGCCATGCAAAAAAAGAGCCCTTAGGAGCTTGTACATCCCATCCAATTTCCCTGAGACCGGAAATGAAAGTATTTCGTCTGGATTCGTAGATTGAATTCAACTCGTTTACACAATCCTGGGAGTCTGACAGAGCAGCTGCCGCAGCTTCCTGAACAGCTCCAAACAAGCTGACGTAAAGGTGATCCTGCATCAGGTTCAGTGCTGCAATAACGCTTGCATTTCCAGCTGCAAATCCCACTCTCCAGCCTGCCATATTGAAGGTCTTTGAAAGAGTATAAATTTCTATTCCAACCTCTTTTGCCCCTTCTGCCTGAAGAAAGCTTACAGGTCTCTTTCCGTCAAATCCAATTCCGCCATATGCAAAGTCATGAACCACGCAAATGCCATGGCTTCGGCTTATCTCAACTGTTTCCTGAAAAAAATCAATGTTTGCCACTGCTCCAGTAGGGTTGTTTGGATAATTAAGAAACATCAATTTGGCTGAATGAAGCTTCTCAGCTGTCAATTCACTGTATACTGGCAAGAAGTTATTTTCCTCTCTCAGAGGCATTGTTACCATTTTTGCTTTAGCAAGCGCAACCCCTGACCAATAATCAGGATATCCCGGGTCCGGAACCAATACACTGTCCCCGGGATTTAAAAGGCATTGAGGAATTTCTACAAGGCCGGCTTTACCTCCAAAAAGGATGGCTATTTCAGTATCGGGGTCCAAATCCACATCATATTCCCTTTTATAAAAGTCAGCTGCTGCCTTTTTTAAATACGGGTAACCCTGAAAAGGAGAATACTTATGGTTTTGAGGGTTTTCGGCTGCACTTTGAAGACGCTTGACAATATGCTCCGGGGTAGGCAGATCAGGATTTCCCTGTCCCAGGTTGATGACATCATGACCCTGTTCAAGCTTTTTACCGACCTTAGCTGTCAATGAGGCAAAAAACTGTTTTGGCAGACTTTTTAATAGTTCTGATTGCGGATAATTAATCAAATTGATCACCTGCTTAAAAAAAATGATTGAAAATATAGTCACAAATGATATAACGTAAATGATAAGTTGTAAAGTAAAATTTAGAAAATTTCTATCTATCGGACTAATCATAACATAAGCAAAAGATGATTGCGGGGGAGTTAAATGAAATTAAAGGTTGCCTGTTTACAAATGGATATTGCCTTTGGAAAACCTGAAAAGAATTTTAAAGCGGCTGAATCCATGATTCATAAAGCGCTTAAGTCCAATCCGGACGTTTTGGTTCTTCCGGAGCTTTGGACGACAGGCTATGATTTGACCAGATTGGATGAAATTGCGGACCAGGATGCAGCCTTCGCTCTGGCTTTTTTGAAAGAGACAGCACAAAAAAATAAGGTCCATCTGATTGGCGGTTCTGTTGCAAAGAAAACAGCTGAGGGCATTTACAATACGCTGCTGATTGTAGATAACAACGGAGACCTTATACATGAATACAGCAAGCTGCACTTATTTAAGCTTATGAATGAGCATCTCTATTTGAAAGGAGGGTCAGCCAGAGGAGAATTTTCTCTGGACAATAGGAAATTTGCAGGAATGATCTGTTATGATATCCGTTTTCCTGAGTGGGTGCGGAGCCATACAGCAGAGGGTGCAGAAGCTTTATTTGTAGTAGCCCAATGGCCATTGGCACGGCTTGCACATTGGCGTGCGCTTTTGATTGCACGTGCCATTGAAAACCAATGCTATGTCATTGCCTGCAACCGTTCCGGCTCTGATCCTGCTAATGTTTTTGCTGGCCATTCGATGATTATAGACCCTTGGGGTGATGTACTTGCTGAAGGCTCTGAAACTGAAGAAATCCTTCATGGTGAAATTGACCTGGATCAAGTGAAGGAAGTCCGCAGCTTAATTCCGATTTTTGATGACCGCAAACCGGATTATTACCGATAAGGACTTAGCAGGGGCCCTGCCAGGGCCCCTGCTTACCCTTCTATTTTTGCCCACATTTCAGGAGGGTTTAACTCGTAAATGCCATTTTCACGGTACATATAATGGTTGATTATAAATTCTCTGCGAATAGTAGCATAGTCTTCATGATACTGTTTGATATATTCGTTAAGCTCTTTTTCTTCATATTTTTTGCCCATTTTCAAGCCTTTAATTAAATGCTCAAAAACCATCAGTTTCTTTTTTCTCTGGGCTGGAATATTCTTCAGCTTTCCATCACTGGTAAAGAAATTTTCAATAACCTTCTGATTTTCGGAATTTTGTTCCTCCATTTTTTTAACCTCCTCTTTATCTGCCAATTTTGCAAGAACACCTGACTGGTGTTTCAGTACAGATTCATTTAAATAAAAATAAACAGTATTTTTATCTCTTCTTTGATATACCAGGTTTATTTCCCGCAGTTTATTTAGGTGATGCGTAATGGTAGGCGGGGTTAAGCCAAGCTTTCCGGCTATCGCCTGTCCATGCAGCGGCCCTTTGGCAAGAAGAAAAACAATCCGGATTCTGGTTGGGTCTCCCATAGTCTTATAAAAAGCCACTAAGCGATTTAATTGCATAAATACCTACCTCATTTCGATTATCATCTAATTAGATATTAATCGAATATGCTTTATTTCGTCAACAGAATTTGAAAAATCAAAAAAAATCACCTTAAAATGGTGATTTGATAACTATTTAGCATAATTGGCCCCTTCAAGGGATAATAATATTTCTTTAATTTCTGTCCTGCTGCCTGCATACCCGGTTAGTGATTTATTCTTGCCGATCACACGATGGCAAGGAATAATGATTGGAAGGCGATTGGCCTTATTTGCCTGTCCAATGGCCCGCACAGCTTTGTCTTTCCCTATTTTAACAGCAATGTCGTGATAGCTCCTTGTCTCGCCAAATGGGATGAGGCAAAGCTCTTTCCATACTGCTTTTTGAAATTCTGTTCCATTAGGGTCAATTGGGATATCAAACTCCTTTCTATGTCCGTCAAAGTATTCCTCAAGCTGGAGAGCACACTTGTTTAACAAAGAGTCAGAGGGATTAAATTGCAATGATGAGAGCTCTTCCCCTTCCAGAAAATCAGCTTCCCCCATGTATAAAGCCAAAAGGATTCCATTTTCTGCTACGATGTAAATGTCTCCAGCCGGTGTCATTTTTTTAGAATAAACTCTGCCTGTCATTTCATTCCCGCCTTTATTATGTGGGCAAATAGATGTGGAAAACAGTTCCTTGGCCCAATTTGCTTTCCACTTCAATTGTTCCCTTGTGTTCTTCTATAATTTTATATGTAACCATTAAGCCAAGTCCAGTACCTCTTTCCTTTGTAGTATAGAAAGGCTCACCAAGCTTTTTTATTTTATGTTCAGGAATTCCAGTTCCTTCATCCCCTATGGATATATGAACTTTTTGGTCCGATTCTTTTTGAATGGATATTGTAATAAATCCACCCTTAGGCATGACTTCAATTGCATTTTTTATTATATTGATAAAAACCTTTTTCATTTGATTGGATTCACAGAAAACCCTGGGCAGGTTCTGTTCATAATAAGTTCTGAATTGAACATTGTGCAGTACGGCCTGGGCACTAAGGAGATCGACTGTTTCTTTCATAATTTGTGAAATGTCTTTTTCTACAAATTTGACAGCTTGAGGCTTAGCAAGAATAAGAAATTCATTAATAATAGAATCTATTCTGCTGAGCTCAGTGGTAATCACATTGAAATACATGGTATGATCTTCTTTTACACTCCCCTCCAAAAGCTGTATAAAGCCTTTAAGGGCCGTCATCGGATTTCTGATCTCATGTGCAATCCCTGCTGCCAATTCTCCAATGACATTTAAGGTATCTGATTTCCGAAGCTGTTCTTCCATTTCCAGCTTCTCAGTTATATCTTTAAATGTGGTCATACTGATATTAGAAAAAATATTCAGCTTGTTGGAAAACTCAAAAAATTTCTTTCTGCCTGATTTTAAAGTAATGGAAAGATTCCCGTCTGATTGCCCCTCAGAGTGTATGCTTCTTATCTGCTCTTTTAACTCATCATCAGTTATATTGCAATCATTCAAAATACTATGCAGTGATATCCCTGCAAGATCCTCTTTTGACATCTGCAGCATTTTCTGGCCTGATTGATTAATATCGACTATTTGAAATTGATCGTTCCATAGAAGAATACCTTCAAGAGCTCCTTCAAATATCATCCGAAATTTTTGCTCGCTTTCCCTTAAGCTTTTTTCCATGGCGTGACGCTCACTGACATTTCTGAAGATTGTCATATGGTAGCCCTCAACAGAGTTCAATTTCACTGTAAACTCCAAAGATTTAAACTGTCCATTTGGCATTAGAAAAACAAGCTCATCCCTTATTGAGCCCTTAATGAACATCTCTTTAACAATGTTTCTGTATCTTTCCGATTTTTCATAGACAAAATCTTTTACCTGTCTTTTGATCAGTTCATCATGTGTACATTCAAAAATCCGGCAAGCAGCCTCATTAGCATCGATGATTTCGCCATTACCACACCAAAAAATGATGCCATCCAGAGCTTCTATAAACAGGTCCGCATATAGCTCTTCATTCTTTTTCACTTTCCGTTCAAGGCGCCGCTTACTCGTGACATCTCTTAATATACACATATAAAGACCGCTCTCATTAAGAGCACTGGTAGTAAAATCAAACTCTATAATACTTCTGCCGCTATATACTGGAAGGATTCCCCTGACACTATTATTCTTCTTTAATAGCTCCTTTTGCTTTTCTAGCTTGAAATGCTTGTTTTCCGGCACGATTTCATACAGGCCCCTGCC includes the following:
- a CDS encoding DUF2087 domain-containing protein is translated as MQLNRLVAFYKTMGDPTRIRIVFLLAKGPLHGQAIAGKLGLTPPTITHHLNKLREINLVYQRRDKNTVYFYLNESVLKHQSGVLAKLADKEEVKKMEEQNSENQKVIENFFTSDGKLKNIPAQRKKKLMVFEHLIKGLKMGKKYEEKELNEYIKQYHEDYATIRREFIINHYMYRENGIYELNPPEMWAKIEG
- a CDS encoding methylated-DNA--[protein]-cysteine S-methyltransferase, translating into MTGRVYSKKMTPAGDIYIVAENGILLALYMGEADFLEGEELSSLQFNPSDSLLNKCALQLEEYFDGHRKEFDIPIDPNGTEFQKAVWKELCLIPFGETRSYHDIAVKIGKDKAVRAIGQANKANRLPIIIPCHRVIGKNKSLTGYAGSRTEIKEILLSLEGANYAK
- a CDS encoding carbon-nitrogen family hydrolase, which codes for MKLKVACLQMDIAFGKPEKNFKAAESMIHKALKSNPDVLVLPELWTTGYDLTRLDEIADQDAAFALAFLKETAQKNKVHLIGGSVAKKTAEGIYNTLLIVDNNGDLIHEYSKLHLFKLMNEHLYLKGGSARGEFSLDNRKFAGMICYDIRFPEWVRSHTAEGAEALFVVAQWPLARLAHWRALLIARAIENQCYVIACNRSGSDPANVFAGHSMIIDPWGDVLAEGSETEEILHGEIDLDQVKEVRSLIPIFDDRKPDYYR
- a CDS encoding PAS domain-containing sensor histidine kinase, with product MNQEIRKLYARIETLEKENNILTNDNSSGYDLFSHSKDGILIFDSEETIVDVNPSLAESIKMDKQQLIGRGLYEIVPENKHFKLEKQKELLKKNNSVRGILPVYSGRSIIEFDFTTSALNESGLYMCILRDVTSKRRLERKVKKNEELYADLFIEALDGIIFWCGNGEIIDANEAACRIFECTHDELIKRQVKDFVYEKSERYRNIVKEMFIKGSIRDELVFLMPNGQFKSLEFTVKLNSVEGYHMTIFRNVSERHAMEKSLRESEQKFRMIFEGALEGILLWNDQFQIVDINQSGQKMLQMSKEDLAGISLHSILNDCNITDDELKEQIRSIHSEGQSDGNLSITLKSGRKKFFEFSNKLNIFSNISMTTFKDITEKLEMEEQLRKSDTLNVIGELAAGIAHEIRNPMTALKGFIQLLEGSVKEDHTMYFNVITTELSRIDSIINEFLILAKPQAVKFVEKDISQIMKETVDLLSAQAVLHNVQFRTYYEQNLPRVFCESNQMKKVFINIIKNAIEVMPKGGFITISIQKESDQKVHISIGDEGTGIPEHKIKKLGEPFYTTKERGTGLGLMVTYKIIEEHKGTIEVESKLGQGTVFHIYLPT
- a CDS encoding pyridoxal phosphate-dependent aminotransferase encodes the protein MINYPQSELLKSLPKQFFASLTAKVGKKLEQGHDVINLGQGNPDLPTPEHIVKRLQSAAENPQNHKYSPFQGYPYLKKAAADFYKREYDVDLDPDTEIAILFGGKAGLVEIPQCLLNPGDSVLVPDPGYPDYWSGVALAKAKMVTMPLREENNFLPVYSELTAEKLHSAKLMFLNYPNNPTGAVANIDFFQETVEISRSHGICVVHDFAYGGIGFDGKRPVSFLQAEGAKEVGIEIYTLSKTFNMAGWRVGFAAGNASVIAALNLMQDHLYVSLFGAVQEAAAAALSDSQDCVNELNSIYESRRNTFISGLREIGWDVQAPKGSFFAWLKVPKSFTSEGFSEYLLEKAHIAVAPGNGFGQFGEGFVRAGLLTSEERLKEAVRRIQKLDLF